From the Hylaeus volcanicus isolate JK05 chromosome 4, UHH_iyHylVolc1.0_haploid, whole genome shotgun sequence genome, one window contains:
- the LOC128875391 gene encoding uncharacterized protein LOC128875391, whose protein sequence is MEDEQPAREANKICGVCGDRALGYNFNAVSCESCKAFFRRNALKNKDFRCPFTENCNITPVTRRFCQKCRLDKCFSIGMRKEYIMSEEDKVLKRQKIEQNRAKKRPPLDNAKSSKTKKGCQDDCNFDDTSMSINSVASSVSDTYFWESDKKYTDLDATRQTVTESMSPVTAASAPSPSSPPENGTITESKTLEMMKDSSHSSSSNFDNYDHSSLHQDENETDMERLRANSNSLIQSSQIFDKDKSLSHNLENNKKFVVNSAKLEQNVIVLKSEFGPTNNKPLKYSSELDNTDSYHKFDQSPMQNSTYINHVLHSTKTNADPNSEVHMNLQTCSEESVVCQKPNKESCPKEDNLIAKFMQDPTLVTKLLNNSNFIAKIFQNQDILLKIMTDSEIVSKLEEDPQISQFLNENSAITERETKSDNDANIQFRDDLKLTNISSQISNQTFKVKQRHIENPILTDLITNSNQEECMKQYIEPASNSSTNTSASTSNNNDWSKNVTDVTRDVLQDVQRVPIVANSIESILCEAIKLEFSAYSALGGMESRKELNDAERAKLNELIVANKALLAPLDEDITNLIGEDCKFKNNFSQSHPGLLDVINLTAIAIRRLIKMAKKINAFKNMCQEDQIALLKGGCTEMMILRSAINYDAEKDMWWIPHSQESMSNIKVDVLKEVKGNLYAEHARFIRSFDPRWRDENIILILSAIALFTPDRPKVVHNDVIKLEQNSYYYLLRRYLESVYPGCEAKSMFLKLIQKISDLHRLNNEVVGVYLNLNPSRVEPLLIEIFDLKH, encoded by the exons ATGGAAGATGAACAACCGGCGAGAGAGGCGAACAAGATCTGCGGTGTCTGCGGCGATCGTGCTCTCGGTTATAATTTCAACGCGGTATCGTGCGAAAGCTGCAAGGCTTTTTTTAGAAGAAACGCTTTAAAGAATAAG GACTTCAGATGCCCCTTCACAGAgaattgtaatattacaccAGTTACTAGACGTTTCTGTCAAAAATGTCGCTTGGACAAGTGCTTTAGTATCGGCATGAGGAAAGAGTATATTATGTCAGAGGAGGACAAAGTATTAAAGAGGCAGAAGATAGAGCAAAATCGTGCAAAGAAGCGACCTCCATTGGATAACGCAAAGTCATCAAAGACGAAGAAAGGTTGCCAGGATGATTGCAACTTTGACGATACCTCCATGTCAATTAACTCTGTTGCATCGTCGGTATCTGATACATATTTTTGGGAATCCGATAAGAAATATACAGATCTAGATGCAACTAGACAAACTGTTACAGAAAGTATGAGTCCTGTAACAGCTGCTAGTGCTCCAAGCCCTTCTAGTCCACCAGAGAATGGAACTATAACTGAATCAAAAACTCTTGAAATGATGAAAGATTCTTCTCATAGTTCTAGTTCTAATTTCGACAATTATGATCACTCTTCTTTGCATCAAGACGAAAATGAAACTGATATGGAAAGATTGAGAGCTAATTCTAATTCTCTTATACAGAGTTCACAGATCTTTGACAAAGATAAATCTCTGTCTCATAATTTAgagaataataagaaatttgtaGTAAATTCGGCCAAGCTAGAGCAGAATGTTATAGTCTTGAAGTCTGAGTTTGGTCCTACTAATAACAAACCATTAAAATATTCGTCTGAACTTGACAATACCGATAGTTATCATAAATTTGACCAGAGTCCCATGCAAAATTCCACCTACATCAATCATGTATTGCATAGTACAAAAACAAATGCTGACCCAAATTCAGAGGTGCACATGAACTTACAAACTTGTTCAGAAGAGTCAGTAGTTTGTCAAAAACCAAACAAGGAATCGTGTCCAAAGGAAGATAATTTAATTGCCAAATTCATGCAAGATCCGACCCTAGTTACAAAATTACTTAACAATTCCAATTTCATTGcaaagatatttcaaaatcagGACATACTTCTAAAGATCATGACAGATTCAGAGATTGTTAGCAAGTTAGAAGAGGATCCACAAATTTCACAGTTCCTTAACGAGAATAGTGCCATTACTGAAAGAGAGACAAAGTCTGACAACGATGCAAACATACAATTTAGAGACGATTTGAAGCTTACCAATATTTCGAGTCAGATATCAAATCAAACGTTTAAAGTCAAACAAAGGCATATAGAAAATCCGATCTTGACAGACTTAATCACAAATTCTAATCAAGAggaatgcatgaaacaatatATAGAGCCTGCTAGTAATAGTAGTACTAATACTAGTGCTAGTActagtaataataatgactGGAGTAAAAATGTAACAGATGTTACTCGAGATGTACTTCAAGATGTACAGAG GGTACCCATTGTTGCAAATTCCATTGAGTCTATTCTCTGTGAGGCAATTAAATTAGAGTTTTCTGCATATTCTGCTCTTGGTGGTATGGAATCTAGAAAGGAATTGAACGACGCGGAAAGAGCAAAGTTGAACGAATTAATAGTAGCCAATAAAGCGTTATTAGCTCCTTTAGACGAAGACATAACGAATTTAATTGGAGAAGACTGTAAATTTAAG AATAATTTCAGTCAATCCCATCCAGGCCTATTAGATGTTATAAATCTAACTGCCATTGCCATTCGTCGCTTAATAAAAATGGCAAAGAAGATAAATGCTTTCAAAAATATGTGTCAAGAAGATCAAATAGCTCTTTTGAAAGGAGGTTGTACAGAAATGATGATTTTAAGATCTGCTATTAATTATGATGCAGAGAAAGATATGTGGTGGATACCACATAGCCAGGAGAGTATGTCGAATATAAAAGTGGATGTattaaaagaagtaaaagGAAATCTGTATGCAGAGCATGCAAGGTTCATTAGAAGCTTTGATCCAAGATGGAGGGatgagaatattattttaattttaagtgcGATCGCTTTATTTACACCCGATAGACCGAAAGTGGTGCATAACGACGTCATCAAACTGGAGCAA aattcttattattatttgctcAGACGATATCTGGAAAGTGTATATCCAGGCTGTGAGGCTAAGTCTATGTTTTTAAAGttaattcagaaaatttcCGATCTTCACAGACTAAACAACGAAGTTGTTGGAGtgtatctaaatttaaatccaTCGAGAGTAGAGCCACttcttatagaaatatttgatttaaaacattga
- the LOC128875394 gene encoding lymphocyte cytosolic protein 2-like isoform X1 codes for MFKKLSQINALEDISNWTTSDVLCLLRKNGLEECCKAIATRQIDGNELLQLTEGQLALWKSDLTRPLIWSLWAFIEEVRKTPEKFVEEKNPELHGHEDHFSDTGSWGTDFEDDTNEEVLSEDQKMHLNPGFRASQRLSRDAAGSKRKDTRVRAAPNQEDEGTYANCGPIQDDENTYANCQESRTAVAKNPSRLHSQIEKSLAEQLKEQLQLRNSKKPMIVPKPESLQARRIEVTSPGRGQPQKSFLHHASKAKANVPSQTQKRMAVPPPPEPKKTRDQTVIIERTVKDQTKPPATLRNLDLVANLPSQTEESEDEYESFDEQIIEQNQKRSMLSATSKQSLTSGRQTSAESIYQPPSISSFEDEELQCEIYESITETPDDNGYYLNSTQTTSNTVSPPLLLAKPAQSSASPSPTSSWSSMDKSKERSPEKKSTLPHSNSNTSLSSERATRPLPPPPERHSYIDKPWFHNVTREQATALIKEQNTYGNPQDGYFLLRPSTTNVNNPLALVLWYNDRVYNVPVRKRPDNRYALGSAKTNEQSFSSVEEIVMFYTREGLVLHSNGVQMGSTKLTDTPPK; via the exons ATGTTTAAAAAGTTGTCGCAGATCAATGCCCTCGAGGACATCTCCAATTGGACTACCAGTGACGTGTTGTGCCTGCTACGAAAG AACGGCTTGGAGGAATGTTGCAAAGCAATAGCGACGCGACAGATCGACGGGAATGAGTTATTG CAATTGACGGAAGGGCAGCTGGCGCTGTGGAAGAGTGACCTCACGCGTCCGTTGATATG GAGCCTTTGGGCGTTCATAGAGGAAGTAAGGAAAACACCGGAGAAATTCGTGGAAGAGAAGAATCCTGAATTGCACGGCCACGAGGATCATTTCAGCGACACTGGATCCTGGGGCACCGACTTTGAAGACGACACCAACGAGGAGGTCTTGTCGGAAGACcaaaaaatgcatttaaacCCTGGTTTCAGAGCTAGCCAAAGGTTGTCTCGAGACGCTGCAGGATCTAAACGAAAAGACACGCGAGTAAGGGCGGCCCCCAACCAAGAGGATGAAGGAACATACGCCAATTGCGGCCCTATACAGGATGACGAAAACACCTATGCAAATTGTCAGGAATCGAGGACCGCGGTCGCGAAGAACCCATCCAGATTGCATAGCCAAATCGAGAAGTCCTTGGCTGAGCAGCTCAAGGAGCAATTGCAACTCAGGAATAGCAAGAAACCCATGATTGTACCGAAACCTGAATCCCTCCAAGCTAGGAGGATCGAGGTCACGTCTCCGGGACGCGGCCAGCCGCAGAAATCGTTCTTGCACCATGCTTCGAAGGCGAAAGCGAATGTTCCTAGTCAAACGCAAA AGAGAATGGCCGTGCCTCCGCCACCCGAACCAAAGAAGACTAGAGATCAGACAGTGATCATCGAGAGAACCGTCAAGGATCAAACGAAACCTCCAGCCACTTTGAGGAATCTCGACCTCGTTGCCAATTTACCTTCGCAGACGGAGGAAAGCGAGGACGAATACGAGTCGTTCGACGAACAAATTATTGAGCAGAATCAGAAGAGGAGCATGTTGAGCGCGACTAGCAAGCAATCGCTAACAAGTGGTCGCCAGACTTCTGCTGAAAGCATTTATCAGCCGCCGAGTATTAGCAGTTTTGAGGACGAGGAGTTACAATGCGAAATTTACGAGTCGATTACAGAGACA CCAGATGATAACGGATACTACTTGAACTCCACCCAGACGACGTCGAATACAGTATCACCACCACTACTCCTGGCGAAACCTGCCCAATCGTCGGCTAGCCCCTCTCCAACTTCAAGTTGGTCCAGCATGGACAAGTCAAAGG AACGATCTCCTGAGAAGAAATCAACATTGCCTCATTCTAACAGTAACACCTCGCTATCGTCGGAAAGAGCCACGCGGCCACTGCCACCGCCGCCTGAGAGGCATTCCTATATCGACAAACCTTGGTTCCACAATGTCACGAGGGAACAGGCGACGGCTCTCATCAAAGAAC AAAATACTTACGGCAACCCGCAAGACGGATACTTCCTCCTAAGACCGTCTACGACAAACGTGAACAATCCTCTGGCGTTGGTCCTTTGGTACAACGACAGAGTTTACAACGTCCCAGTCAGGAAGAGGCCCGATAACAG ATACGCATTGGGTTCCGCGAAAACAAACGAACAGTCGTTTTCCAGCGTGGAAGAAATCGTGATGTTTTACACCAGAGAAGGACTGGTACTCCACAGCAATGGTGTACAAATGGGAAGCACAAAGTTGACTGACACACCGCCCAAGTAA
- the LOC128875395 gene encoding N-acetyl-D-glucosamine kinase isoform X2 — translation MPKKDLSQYAEEIRLGGIEGGSTHSTLVIIDGKGTQLTEVKGPNTNHWTIGMTETAARINAMVLRGKEALNIPETVPLDCLGLSLSGCEEEKTNRLLVETMQQNYPNVAKDYVVTSDTMGSLRTGLDTGGIVVIAGTGSNALMIDPDGKVTGCGGWGHMMGDEGSAYWIAYRACKYIFDDIDGLCQAPEPISYAYPALRIFFNISDRKDMLPYLYTNFDKSKFASFAMEVANGCEKKDPLCLHILRENGVLLAKHIVALARKAGNDIKLHEGGLNVICVGSVWKSWGFMKDAFLEEIHDSHAMDELTLLRLTASSAIGAGYLAAEKIDWIFTKPYEKNVNVLYHYKRENYVKPTIKIESEVQLVSCK, via the exons TGGCAGTACGCATTCTACCCTCGTGATTATCGATGGGAAAGGAACACAACTAACGGAAGTGAAGGGACCGAATACCAATCACTGG acgatAGGAATGACTGAAACTGCCGCTAGGATCAACGCCATGGTGTTAAGGGGGAAAGAAGCTTTGAACATACCGGAAACAGTTCCTTTAGATTGCTTA GGTCTTTCGCTGAGTGGTTGCGAAGAGGAGAAGACGAATCGTCTCCTCGTGGAAACCATGCAACAAAATTATCCGAATGTTGCGAAGGATTACGTGGTTACTTCGGACACCATGGGCAGTCTTAGAACTGGCTTGGACACTGGTGGAATTGTTGTAATCGCTGGCACTGGTAGCAATGCCCTGATGATTGACCCCGACGGCAAAGTTACAGGTTGTGGAGGCTGGGGACACATGATGGGAGATGAAGGAAGTG CTTACTGGATCGCCTATCGAGCCTGCAAGTACATCTTCGACGACATCGACGGTTTGTGCCAGGCCCCGGAACCAATAAGCTACGCGTATCCCGCTCTCAGGATATTCTTCAACATATCGGATAGGAAGGATATGTTGCCGTATTTGTACACGAATTTCGACAAAAGCAAGTTCGCCAGTTTCGCCATGGAGGTCGCGAATGGTTGCGAAAAGAAGGACCCTCTTTGTCTGCACATTTTAAGAGAAAATGGAGTGCTTCTCGCGAAGCATATCGTCGCTCTTGCCAGGAAGGCTGGCAAT GATATCAAGTTACACGAAGGTGGATTGAATGTTATTTGCGTGGGCTCCGTCTGGAAATCATGGGGATTTATGAAGGATGCTTTCCTGGAAGAAATTCATGATTCGCACGCCATGGATGAACTGACTTTGCTTCGATTAACGGCGTCGTCTGCCATAGGCGCTGGTTATCTCGCCGCGGAGAAAATCGACTGGATATTCACGAAACCTTATGAAAAGAATGTTAATGTACTATATCATTACAAGCgcgaaaattatgtaaaaccCACAATTAAGATAGAATCGGAGGTGCAATTAGTATCGTGCAAATAG
- the LOC128875394 gene encoding lymphocyte cytosolic protein 2-like isoform X2, with amino-acid sequence MIMNTFTECVIHCCNADLTRLVYYQIYNLTMLSLPTRSLWAFIEEVRKTPEKFVEEKNPELHGHEDHFSDTGSWGTDFEDDTNEEVLSEDQKMHLNPGFRASQRLSRDAAGSKRKDTRVRAAPNQEDEGTYANCGPIQDDENTYANCQESRTAVAKNPSRLHSQIEKSLAEQLKEQLQLRNSKKPMIVPKPESLQARRIEVTSPGRGQPQKSFLHHASKAKANVPSQTQKRMAVPPPPEPKKTRDQTVIIERTVKDQTKPPATLRNLDLVANLPSQTEESEDEYESFDEQIIEQNQKRSMLSATSKQSLTSGRQTSAESIYQPPSISSFEDEELQCEIYESITETPDDNGYYLNSTQTTSNTVSPPLLLAKPAQSSASPSPTSSWSSMDKSKERSPEKKSTLPHSNSNTSLSSERATRPLPPPPERHSYIDKPWFHNVTREQATALIKEQNTYGNPQDGYFLLRPSTTNVNNPLALVLWYNDRVYNVPVRKRPDNRYALGSAKTNEQSFSSVEEIVMFYTREGLVLHSNGVQMGSTKLTDTPPK; translated from the exons ATGATCATGAATACCTTTACCGAATGTGTAATCCATTGTTGTAACGCAGACCTCACCAGACTCGTTTATTACCAGATTTATAATTTGACAATGTTGTCGCTTCCGACCAGGAGCCTTTGGGCGTTCATAGAGGAAGTAAGGAAAACACCGGAGAAATTCGTGGAAGAGAAGAATCCTGAATTGCACGGCCACGAGGATCATTTCAGCGACACTGGATCCTGGGGCACCGACTTTGAAGACGACACCAACGAGGAGGTCTTGTCGGAAGACcaaaaaatgcatttaaacCCTGGTTTCAGAGCTAGCCAAAGGTTGTCTCGAGACGCTGCAGGATCTAAACGAAAAGACACGCGAGTAAGGGCGGCCCCCAACCAAGAGGATGAAGGAACATACGCCAATTGCGGCCCTATACAGGATGACGAAAACACCTATGCAAATTGTCAGGAATCGAGGACCGCGGTCGCGAAGAACCCATCCAGATTGCATAGCCAAATCGAGAAGTCCTTGGCTGAGCAGCTCAAGGAGCAATTGCAACTCAGGAATAGCAAGAAACCCATGATTGTACCGAAACCTGAATCCCTCCAAGCTAGGAGGATCGAGGTCACGTCTCCGGGACGCGGCCAGCCGCAGAAATCGTTCTTGCACCATGCTTCGAAGGCGAAAGCGAATGTTCCTAGTCAAACGCAAA AGAGAATGGCCGTGCCTCCGCCACCCGAACCAAAGAAGACTAGAGATCAGACAGTGATCATCGAGAGAACCGTCAAGGATCAAACGAAACCTCCAGCCACTTTGAGGAATCTCGACCTCGTTGCCAATTTACCTTCGCAGACGGAGGAAAGCGAGGACGAATACGAGTCGTTCGACGAACAAATTATTGAGCAGAATCAGAAGAGGAGCATGTTGAGCGCGACTAGCAAGCAATCGCTAACAAGTGGTCGCCAGACTTCTGCTGAAAGCATTTATCAGCCGCCGAGTATTAGCAGTTTTGAGGACGAGGAGTTACAATGCGAAATTTACGAGTCGATTACAGAGACA CCAGATGATAACGGATACTACTTGAACTCCACCCAGACGACGTCGAATACAGTATCACCACCACTACTCCTGGCGAAACCTGCCCAATCGTCGGCTAGCCCCTCTCCAACTTCAAGTTGGTCCAGCATGGACAAGTCAAAGG AACGATCTCCTGAGAAGAAATCAACATTGCCTCATTCTAACAGTAACACCTCGCTATCGTCGGAAAGAGCCACGCGGCCACTGCCACCGCCGCCTGAGAGGCATTCCTATATCGACAAACCTTGGTTCCACAATGTCACGAGGGAACAGGCGACGGCTCTCATCAAAGAAC AAAATACTTACGGCAACCCGCAAGACGGATACTTCCTCCTAAGACCGTCTACGACAAACGTGAACAATCCTCTGGCGTTGGTCCTTTGGTACAACGACAGAGTTTACAACGTCCCAGTCAGGAAGAGGCCCGATAACAG ATACGCATTGGGTTCCGCGAAAACAAACGAACAGTCGTTTTCCAGCGTGGAAGAAATCGTGATGTTTTACACCAGAGAAGGACTGGTACTCCACAGCAATGGTGTACAAATGGGAAGCACAAAGTTGACTGACACACCGCCCAAGTAA